TAGATTACCAGTGAGAGGGTTGAGGAGAAAATGTGAAGTAATAAAGGAGTGATGGCAATAATAGCTAAATGTAGGCAAAGGTTGATGCTTTCTAAGTTCAGATTGGAAAAAAAGCAATGAGACAGACATTTATTAGGAAGAGAATATTCCAAGTATTCTGATCACAGTGGAAACTTAGCTTTCAGTAAATAGTatcataaatgaaatataaaaataatctaagtaaataaaatttaagaagatgGAATCTGTAACTAAAAATTTCACATTATGAcaaaccaatggaaaaaaatgagtagaaattTGTTAGACAATCTGAATATTCCAATTATGCTATCTTTGGGGAAAAGGAAGCCTTAAGGATGGGAAATGTATTCTAAACTTTAGGAAATGACGTTTGTGATTTTAAGAAAAGGCCACAGTCTGTCTAGCACTTATTTTTTATGGGACAATTATCTGTACCCTTTCATACATTAATGTTCAATTTaaccttaaattatttttcaacttaataaaaatattactgttgTATTTATATaggaaatatgtaaataaaatttttttttcagaggataAAGGATTCAATTGACCAAAATGTGAGATATGTTTCCTGAGACAAAGCATGGTAGCTTCCATAAATTCTTTTGAGTTACATATAAGGGTCTCTTAATCAtagggttttatttaaatttaggaagattaatttgatgaaagaacaaaagcaaGATTGTTAGCTTAATCAGATGGAGAAATCCATTCctattagaatttattttggaaaaattaattaaaaacaactgtttttaTGAGCAAATTTACTAGCAAATTAGAATGATCTTTGTAAGATAGATGCCATTtagttactaaaaaaataatgtatggaGGATGAAGTTGCCCAGAGAATTGAATGATTTTGTCTGCTTTCAAAAAATAGATGATGTTCTAAGAAaggtgatattttcttttcttagaagatattatttacttatttgacggagagagagagagggagagaaagggcccAATCAGGAgtggtggcaggcagagggagagggagaagcaggatccttgATGAGCAGGGAGGTGGATGCTGGGCTCAATGTAGGGCTTGATGGCGGACTGTTTGGGGGTTTGATGGGGGTTtggtggggggcttgatcccaggaatccaggatcatgacctgagtcaaaggcagatgctttactgactgagccacccaggagccccagaaaggTGATATTTTAGTTGAATACTTAGAGGGCTCAGGACAGCTTATAAATTTTGAGACAAGCAAATATTAGCAAGCCAAAAATGTGGGAATTTTAGGGAAGGATAATGGCAAGCAGCATAAAAGTGATACTACTAATACTCTTTTAGTCATCATTCAGCACACTCATTATGTTAGGAAAATAAATGCCAGACATCTACCAGACAGTTCCATAATATCTGGAGAATAAgcttaagataaatatttaatagataACAAGATCTTTAGTTGGAGTAATTAAAACTAAGCTTTCCTGAGTTTAAATTTTCACTAATCATTTTAGCTGTGTATCTTTCAAAACGATCTTAGTCTCTTTGAACCTTCTTTCACTACTATACATAAtgctaataataattatattacaatattgtttccataatcatgtgatttttatcaaaCACCTAGCAGTGCAAGCACTTAGTGGGTAGTCAACAAAAtatgattcttatttttatatcatatttgTTGTCTGGCCTATATCACTAGAgcagcaaagctggaagcatttCCGGTAAAGCATTTCAACATTTCAGGTGGAATCTCTCTCAAGAAATAAGTTGTAcctgtatttaaaaattacattacttGTTAAAGACCAATTtaacaaaaacagaagcaaaaacaaaagcaaaatccaaCAGTGGTAAACTCTCTGGGGAGTCAGGATTTGGAGGCCAAACATAGCAGTTCTAGTAGACATGCTATAAGGTGATATGTCATAGACAAACAACAGAGAAGGCAGGTGATGCACCTGTAATCTctttgggagaaggaagaagtagGAATGGGAAAGTCTTAGTTTAGAAGTGCTAGACCCTTATAAAGATTTAGAGAATCTGTGATAAATAACTTGTAAGTGACGGACATCTTAAAATATATGAGAAGTTTTTCAGAATAGCTCAATAATAAATTAGTGGTTTAACTTGGACAACACGTTTTAAGCAAACTCACTGTATTTGGCACATTAACAGGATCAAAATAATCAGAATATTGAGACAGCCCTAGTTTAGGTTATACTTGTACAGTTGACTCTTGTACAACACAGGTTTGACTTGCACAgttccacttacatgtggatttttttaataaatacatacagtactgtaaatgtattttttatgattttcttaataacattttcttttctctagcttattttattgtaagaaaacaagatataatacatataacacacaaagTAGGTGTTAATAGACTGGTTATGTTATCAGTAAAGCCCTCCTATCAATAGTAGtctattagcagttaagtttttggagagtaaaaagttatacatggattttacTTTGCAAGGGGGCAGGGCCCCAACtgctatgttgttcaagggtcaactgtattagaCTGTCTCaatatggttttatatatatataatattgtccggtcaattatatattgtatgtagTCATCCTCCTgcctatatttttattctgtgcCTTAAGATAGTATcattcagaaatgttttcttctagataaCTAGTCCCTATAGAACATACTTTAGCAAAACAATCACAGTTTTAATCGACAAACAATTCAAAGATGAGCATCACCACTGATGGCTAAtctctgttaaatttattttaattactttaagcACAATTATTGCCaacaaattatattataaaaatataaatgaatataattttaagtacATTAAATGAGTAATTAAGCAAATAAACTCACTGTtgccgggaatggccagcaaCCCCTGTACTGATggatgaaagattactccaaactttgctgggaaagagaggagaaggcaagggggtcaaagctcagagatgaagaccctttgctcttcttttttttcttcttaatttaatttaattttattatgttatgttagtcaccatacaatacaacattagtttttgatgtagtgatccatgatccattgttttcgtataacacccagtgctccatgcaatatgtgccctccttaatacccatcaccgggctaaaccatccccccaccccctcccctctaaaaccctcagtttgtttcttcgagtccatagtctctcatggttcatctctccctccaattccccctcttcatttttcccttccttctcctaatgtcctccatgccattcctcatgttccacaaataagtgaaaccatgtgataattgactttctctgcttgacttatttcacttagcgtaatctcctccagtcccatccatgttgatgtaaaagttgagtattcatcctttctgatggctgagtaatattccattgtatatatggaccacaccttctctatccattcatctgttgaagggcatctcggctctttccatagtttggctattgtggacattgctgctatgaacataagGACCTTCTTTTCACTACTCTTTGCTCCTgtttttattggtccttcaggataatcacaaatccttatcactgtttctcaagcacgtgatgtgtgacaaggggtcttactgaaactggAAGGATTTGTTCAAGGGAAAGATACGATACGCTAATCTACATGTTCTACTAAACATAGCCTgagggacaatgcatacatctcaGATCACAggggctgtttgggctaagaaagcttcagGGAAAGAACCCACGGCATTCCAATGGCAGAGTGGTCACGCAGACCTCAGCATTCCAAAACCCTCGCTGGTCCCCAGTGGcttctgtgttacattttagcaagccaggtattatggatgatttcatgctctacattagtCCCAACACATTGTGTTTAAGAAATAAACTTGATCACAAATAAAGATAGTAATAACCTTTGAATTGTGTGTGTTACATCAAATGTAATTCAAATTAAACAACATTTTACAGTCTTAAGTAattagaaattaaagacaaaagagaCAGATTGAAAAATGGGGCTCAATTTCCTTCCTATATCTAGAGGAAAGGGAAGTGAGATGTGAGAAAAGATATATCTAATGAAGAATATAGGGACATTAACTTCTGTGGAACAAAGATTTTTGTGAATAAAACTTGAAAGAGATTAGGATGAGTATCATagggataaagaaaacaaaaagaggaaactaTGTACTGAAAACTACTACTGAATACACTGGTGTTATATGAGACTTCTTTGCTCATTTCCAGTATATAAAATGCAACAGGACATTCATTTGGTTGAGAAAGAAACAATTTTGTGTACCATATTCATGAAGGCTTTCTTCACTTGCTGGTTCCGCAAAGTATAGATGAAAGGATTCAAAAGTGGAGCCACGGAAGTATTAAGCACTGCAATTCctttggaaaaagatattctttgTTTGACTGATGGTTTAACATACATGAAGATGCAGTTGCCATAAGAAAGGGATATCACAATCATGTGAGAAGAACATGttgaaaaagtttttttcctctgattaGTTGAAGGGATTTTTAGGATTGCTAAGGCAATATGAGTATATGATTTTATCACCATTATCAATGTGACTATGAGTGTCACCAAAGCAGAGATGTATCCCATTGTCTCTAATAGCTGTGTGTCTGAGCAGGAGATCTGCAGCAGGGGAGTTGTATCACAGTAGTAATGATCAACAATGTTGGAGGCACAGAAATCAAGATTTAGGCCTAGGAGGAGAGGTACAAAGATGGTAAAGAATCCAGCAAGCCAATAACAGAAGACAAGTTGTATGCAGATCTTGCTGTTCATGATGGTTGTGTAATGCAGGGGCTTACAGATGGCAACATAGCGGTCATAGGACATGGCAGCCAGCAAGTAAAAGTCAGATGCACCAAGAAGGAAGGCAAAAAACACTTGAGTTACACAACAATTAAAGGAAATGGTTTTGTCTCCAGTTGCCATAGTAACCAACAATTTAGGGATGCATGTAGTAGTATAGGAAATTTctaagaaggaaaaattccaaaggaaaaaatacatgggGGTCTTGAGATGAGTATCCACCAGGGTGAGTGTGATGATGGTCAGATTGCCAGTGACGCTCAGCAAGTAGGTGAAAAGCAGGAAGACAAAAACACAATTTTCAATTGTGGATCATCAGTCAAACCTGCCAGGATAAACACTATTGCTTGTGTGTGGTTTCCCATTACTGTCCTCTACTTTTCCAGgtctaaacagaaaagaaaggaaaaaagaaattgatgatcccaatggaaaaaataacagTGATTAAATGTTTAAAGTTAGCAAAGTGATATTTCAGATAGAATAACATAATGCTCATTCATGTTTTGAAGATGGATATGCCAGGAATAACTGTAGTTTACATTTCCAGAGTATCTGACAGAGAATTTCATCTTTAATGCAGTTCTACCAGAGAATACTGAAGATAGCAATTGCTGACTATTTTTATATAAGAGGAAATATCAGAGGGGAATTAGAGGGACTTATAAGCATGGAAAAATGcttctttcttgattttatgCAAGAGTTGATAAGGTTTCCATTTCCAATGCAATTAAGAGGTTTGCATTCTatgggcacctgggcggctcagttggttaagtgactgccttcagctcaggtcatgatcccagggtcctgggatcaagccccacatcgggctccctgctcagcggagagcctgcttctccctctccctctgcctgctgctctgcctacttctctctgtgtgtcaaataaataaataaaatctttaaaaaaaaaaaggtttgcatTCTAGAACCAAAATGATTATTGTCATTAAAAGTACATCAGAAAATGGTTTTCATAAAATACCCACACACCTTATCATTGTCAATAAACAGGGTTACTATAACTTTACCATTTTACTCAACTAATCAAATTCCAGTGCCTGAttcttctgtcatttctttcATGGCTAACGAGATACCGTTTCAGAGAAGTGAATATGAAATatcatgaataattttattttctgtccttaGTAGTATTCCCATCCCATCAATCTCTGTTATCATCCCTACTCTTCCCATGTTGTACTCCCAAACAAAATCAGCAGGAACAGTCTGGTAATGTTGGTATGTGTGATAAAAAAGTGCAGCTTTCCTTTAAAAGTTAtgattctgaaaaatgaaaaaaattttaaaatgagagtaaTGGATATAGAAGcagatagaaatatataaatacgGTTTCCGAAAATGCATGAGCAGGtagaaagataaagacaaagcTTTATGGAAAGCTAGAGATGTTATGGTTTTTAGAAATAAGATGATGAAGGGTATCTGAGTCAGATAatcttgattttcgctcaggtcatgatctcaggatcctgggatcaagtcccacctcatcaggctctgcgcactcagcatggagtctgcttctctccctctccctctgcccttccccctgctctctgtctctttctctctctcaaataaataaataaatcttaaaaaaaggaaatagaatagtgagcttagggaaaaaattaaaagaagtaaattagtaaatcaaaattaaaagattaaaacttttaaattagtaataatcttaaaattaataatatgtaaattagtaatattagtaaataaaaattataagaaaatgtttaCCATAAAATTTCTCTCCATCTGCTTCTATGCTTTAcacttaacattttattctttgtctAAAATACTGACTGAAAAGATGAACAATTTGGAGTCAGCATGGCCTAAAAGAGATGAAGAGTATTTTTGTGAATTTCAAACACAGTGAATCACATAATCGTGTtgacaaaattttagaaggcaTGTATTTCCCTATCATAAGGATATTCAAATATTTGGTTAACaagtaactaaataaatattaactatagATAACTATAGTTAGCATAAATTAAGTGAGACAGATTGTTCTGTTTTGCACAGCTATCAAACTGGAGATCAGGATTAAGTTTGAAAGagtattttttcctaaattgtcCTCTGAAAAGTACAATCTCTACCACTGATTATAGGGCAActttaagtgcttttttttttaattaatgattcTAAGGAAGATTTCTTTCCTCAGTATCTTCATATCAAACACATCAAATAATTAAGGTTTAGTAATGGCCCCAGatagaaaatgttttctgttttgagaATATCAGTATAATTATTTCCAATCTCTAAAACATACATTATTATTTCaaagacatataaataaaaataaatatacaagtaCCAATAAAATTTGTTTCCAGTTATACCTAGAGGTATTTATAGGAGGAttctaagataaaaaataaaatcttttgtcaGTCATGTTAATAATTGAGTGAATAGAAGAAAGGACTGTTGTTTTTCCTCCACATTTCTTTTACATTCACATAATTATGAAGCAATGAATTATAAATTTTGCTTCATTTACACAAATTACTCCAATGACAACAACTGTAGGAATGCTTATACCTAAAACATCTAAATCACGGTTTTACTATGTCAGATTATTTCTTTGCCCAGCTTCAACAGATACACACACCAACCATCCCCCCAACATGCATtgtacaaaaattaacaaggTCACATTACAAAGCCATTAGAAGTCAGACCTAGGTTAGATATTGTGAATACTAGcgaaacttttaaaaagtaatgtttttaaTACTAAATTTTCATTGTATTCTGTCTTTTTTCATGATTTCCCTTAAATCACAATTTAAAGGTTAGAAAAAAGAAGGTTAATAACATAATGGTAAAAACAGGAGGAAATGGGTTAAAACATATCTAATGGAAATATGGCCTTTAAACTTTAGATATATCAATTCTTTTCACCCGTTTGAGTCTTAAGTCAGTTTgccaaaaacacttaaaaataaaacacttttttggAAGCTATTAAACAGATTTATTCAGACAAAGTATCTCTGCTTTAATATTTGACTCTTTTATCATCGTGCTGAACAAACCACACTGACATTCCATTCCTCTCTGAATGAATCTCCTTCTATCCGACGATCTATGATGGTTTTTCTTATCTGTTTATAGCAACTTTGTAAATGGCTTTAGGgcttttttccccagatttttaGGCTAGTATATTAAATTTCCCCATTCCTACAATTTACTTATGTATTGAATGCTTTTCTTAGTATTATTCACAGTGCCATATAAAATTCATCAACACTTGATCCCATTGAGTATTTATGCTTTCTGGGCCCTGAAGGAAAGTATCTAAAGATTATGAGGAGTTCCCAGAAGATATGAGATCCAAGAACACCATTCCCAAAGGGTCacaaatttatacattatacatGAGTTCTCCCCAGAcactaaatacttaaaaaataaattatgtatattttttcaaaactacTTTTAACTATGTCTCCAAAGCTTTCAGCATAGATGTCCTTAATCTGTGTTTGCCCTTCCACACAGATGTGTTTTCATATCCCAAATACATAGACAAGAAATTggaagtcaaaaaagaaaagattattttagttGGTAATAAAAAGTGACAGCATTCGTTGAAGAATTTATTAGCCTGTCATAGAAAAAACAGTACCTGAAATACCTAAAATTTTATGTCCTATatgctgttttgtttctgaatttaGTCTTTCCTCCAAAAAATGATCTAGTAGATCTTAAACTGATATTTCATAACACCCAAGCATCCTCCACCTCTATATTATTGGAATATTTATCTATGTCTATAGCTGGCCTTCCTTGCAACTTGTTGTGACCATGTGACTAAATTATGAGCAAAGGTTATAAGTAGAGATGTTGTGCAATTTCCACAGATTATCCTTTGATAAAAGAGGTTtgcccttcttttcctctttacccCCTCTCATTGTTGTGATATCAGCACATGGGATGGCAAGCCATTTGGAGCCAGGAATATGAGCAATCATACTAGGAATACATTGGCTAttcaaaaagagagagcacaccaaGGTTCCTGACACCATTGCAGGTCCTACCAGCTTAGAAACACAGTGACTTCATGGAGGAGTTTCAACATACCAGACTgaacatttaaataagataaaagtaAAGCTATTATTGTTTAAAGTgctgtgatatttgtctttcagaGATGAAATTTGTCTTTCTCATACTCTACCAAACCTATGGTATTAATCAAAACCTGAACTTTTACCTAGAGTCTAACAGGTTGGCCCACCATCATTTCATAGACACTGACAGAGATAGCCTATTGGGTCAGTGACAGaaaactttattctttattatgtaACAGGAAGCAAGAGCTTCATGTTCTCAtcagttccctttctctgcaGGGAAGGGCCCTAATGGATATTGTGTTACGCAGTGCACCTACATCTAAAACTGAGGAATCCCTAAATTAGTAAATTCTTagacttttaaagagaaaaacctgcTGAATTTTGCCCTACTAGAagacagtatcttttttttttattatgctcagttagcaatcaaaaccacaatgagataccaaattacaccagttagaatggcaaaaattaacaagacagggagcaacaaatgctggcaaggatgtggagaaaggggaaccctcttacactggttggtgggaatgcaagctgggacagccactctggaaaacagtatggaggttcctcaagatgttaaaaagagttaccctatgacccagcaattgcactactaggtatttatcccaaagatgtagtgaaaagaaggggcacatgcaccctgatgctcatagcagcaatgtccacaatagccgaactggggaaggagctgagatgcccataaatagatgaatggataaagaagatgttgttcatatacaccatggaatattatgcagccatcagaaaggatgaatacccaccatttgcattgacatggatggaactggagggtattatgctaaatgaaataagtcaaaaataAGTCAAGCATAGAAAGAccattaccatatggtttcacgtatgtgtggaacataaggaatagcacggaggaccacaggggaagggagggaaaaccgaatGCGAAGACAGTATATTTAATATACTGCTAACGGGAAAAATCTGCCAAATCtgttataaaatattcttgaatAGAGTCCAAAACAAAAGCTATCACAACATGTAGAAATGTTTCAGAATTTCCTCCCACCAAATCCATCTCTCATTTCTAAACCAACTCAGCTTCTGCTGCAAATTCACCTAAGTATGTTCCTCTGTTTACCTATCTGATTAATCTGCAGGTCTCTTTTAT
The sequence above is drawn from the Zalophus californianus isolate mZalCal1 chromosome 9, mZalCal1.pri.v2, whole genome shotgun sequence genome and encodes:
- the LOC113922357 gene encoding LOW QUALITY PROTEIN: olfactory receptor 6C74-like (The sequence of the model RefSeq protein was modified relative to this genomic sequence to represent the inferred CDS: inserted 1 base in 1 codon), translating into MGNHTQAIVFILAGLTDDPQLKIXVFVFLLFTYLLSVTGNLTIITLTLVDTHLKTPMYFFLWNFSFLEISYTTTCIPKLLVTMATGDKTISFNCCVTQVFFAFLLGASDFYLLAAMSYDRYVAICKPLHYTTIMNSKICIQLVFCYWLAGFFTIFVPLLLGLNLDFCASNIVDHYYCDTTPLLQISCSDTQLLETMGYISALVTLIVTLIMVIKSYTHIALAILKIPSTNQRKKTFSTCSSHMIVISLSYGNCIFMYVKPSVKQRISFSKGIAVLNTSVAPLLNPFIYTLRNQQVKKAFMNMVHKIVSFSTK